From Antedon mediterranea chromosome 9, ecAntMedi1.1, whole genome shotgun sequence, a single genomic window includes:
- the LOC140059190 gene encoding large ribosomal subunit protein uL2m-like, with product MSLPNLCRSLTKLSISNSTTFSAGLLCRANFTRETILITTQRKLNTLLPSTHFIKSSKSDINCFFGLTSIRQCSSSGSNVTSAGGDSSAISGSNVTSAGGDSSASLSWTTYGDGKFIYEPKKRPLSAKWRHRGLENKYTIRPIGFVRTSGRNHLGKITITGRGGGHKRNFRIIDFHRTPPMDGSVKEERVLKILYDPNRSARIALVAGGTHKRYILATINMKEGDIIKTSCQIGRMSVMANEGDAYPLAALPINAQVHCVETLPGSGGTYGRSAGTSLTLLRKVGGQAILKMPSKRQISVSDKCMATVGRLSNENHNQRVIGKAGRNRWLGWRPASGWWQRKGGWAGRKIKPIPPMKIFIDTKASNKSFT from the exons ATGTCTTTGCCTAACTTGTGTCGAAGTCTTACAAAGTTAAGCATTTCCAACAGTACCACATTCTCAGCAGGGCTGTTGTGCAGGGCCAACTTCACAAGAGAAACAATTTTAATCACAACACAAAGGAAACTGAATACGTTATTACCATCTACACATTTTATAAAGTCAAGCAAGAGCGATATAAACTGCTTCTTTGGTTTAACATCAATCCGGCAATGTAGTAGTAGTGGCAGCAATGTCACCAGTGCTGGTGGTGACAGCAGTGCCATTAGTGGCAGCAATGTCACCAGTGCTGGTGGTGACAGCAGTGCCAGTTTATCTTGGACAACTTACGGAGATGGCAAATTTATCTATGAACCTAAGAAAAGACCATTAAGTGCAAAATGGCGGCACAGGGGGCTTGAAAACAAATACACCATACGCCCTATTGGGTTTGTTAGGACATCAGGAAGAAATCACTTAG gTAAAATTACAATAACTGGTCGTGGTGGTGGACACAAACGAAACTTCAGAATAATAGACTTTCACCGAACACCACCAATGGATGGTTCCGTCAAAGAAGAGAGAGTGCTCAAAATATTATATGACCCTAATCGAAGTGCTCGCATTGCATTGGTGGCAGGGGGAACTCACAAGCGATATATTTTGGCTACAATCAACATGAAAGAAGGGGATATTATTAAAACATCATGCCAAATAGGGAGAATGTCAG ttaTGGCTAACGAGGGAGATGCATATCCACTAGCTGCATTACCAATTAATGCACAAGTCCACTGTGTAGAGACCCTCCCAGGAAGTGGTGGAACGTATGGAAGATCTGCTGGTACGTCTTTAACGCTGCTACGAAAGGTCGGAGGTCAAGCTATCTTGAAGATGCCTTCAAAACGTCAGATAAGTGTAAGTGACAAGTGTATGGCAACTGTAGGAAGGCTCTCTAACGAAAACCACAACCAGCGTGTAATAG GTAAAGCTGGTCGTAATCGTTGGCTTGGGTGGAGACCAGCTAGTGGATGGTGGCAGAGGAAAGGAGGATGGGCTGGACGAAAAATTAAACCAATACCAccaatgaaaatatttatagaTACCAAAGCATCAAACAAATCATTtacataa